In the genome of Corvus cornix cornix isolate S_Up_H32 chromosome 7, ASM73873v5, whole genome shotgun sequence, the window CGCATCCAAGATAAAATAAAGGAGCAGCCGGGAACAGAGGCTTTGCACCTCCTCAGCTCAGCCTCTGTGCGTCTTCCCCGAGGAGGGACATCAAGTTCCTGGGGTAAGCCAAGCCAGGACCCCGATTATTTGCTCCCCAGTTCACCCTAGGCGGTGAGAACAACCCCCgcagcagctggggagcccGGCTCTCCCCCCGCGATGCCGAAGCACAGCCGCTCGGGGGCAGAGGAACCGCGCCCCGCAGCGGGgcccggcgggagcggggcgccggggctgccgggcGCTGCCTCCCGCCGGCGGCGGAGCCGCAGGGCcggcccggggccggggctccgcCGGGCGGTTCGCGGGCGCCGGGCGCCCTCTTGTGCGCGCAGGGACGCAGGGCCCGGGGGAGCCCGGCCGCAGCGCTGCCCGCCTGCGGGGGCCCGGCGGAGGGGCTGCCTCCGGATACGCAACGTGCCGGGCAGCCCCGTGAAACAGCAACCCCTTAAATGCCGGGGAGACCCCGCTGTAATTCCGCCCGTCATGACAGACCACCGGCAGGTCCTTTGGGGGTACCCGCTGCCCTGTGCCCCGCTTCATGGCTTGCACCTAAAGAGAACAGCATCGCTGTGCTCTACAGGGCACCGGCAGAGCATTACCCCACACCAGACATAGAATTACAGAaaggtttggtttggaagggactttcaAGATAACCCACTAGAtgaggttgctcaaagccccatccaacctggttttgaacactttcaggaatgcaacatccacagcttctctgggcaacctgttcgagtgcctcaccactctcataatgaagaattttttctagCAGCTAATCTAAAGGTCTCCTCATTTAGTTAAAAAACAGTtccctttgtcctatcactatctgcccatgtaaaaagcTGTTCTCCCTCTTTAAAATAAGCCCTCTTCAAGTACCggaaggctgcaatgaggtctcttcagagccttctcttctccatgccAAACAATCCCATCTCTTGCAATCTGTCTTGGTaggagaggagctccagccctcttatcatctttgtggctctcctctggaccCGCTCTAACATGtcaatgtttttcttgtgcCAAGGACCCCAGATTTGGATGCAGAACTCCAGGTGGGCTCTCACGAGGGCATTTCACTCAGGTCCCAACAGCAGCATGTGCTGGGCCATCCCTGTGTCACTGCACAGCACAAACCAAGGTGCCAAAGCCTCAGCAGGAAGAAACAGGGACAGCAAACCTTGGGAGAGGCAGAAGGCAGTCAGGCAACCTACAGTCACCCACATGGCTCGAGACTACTCAAAAGCTCCAAGCATAAGGGGACGACCCTTAATTTTGGCCATTCCCCTCCCTGAACTCTCTGCAGCTTCACTCACCATCTCCaagggagcagggcagcagtggaaGTCCCAGTAGAAGGGCAGTCCTGACAGCTCGCTTTTCACGCGCAGCCTGAGGCCGCTGGCAGAGCGGTGGCAGGAGAAGGCAGTGGTGGCATCTGGCTGCCCTGCCAGCAAGGGGCACATCAGGTTGCACAAGTGGTTCAGGAAGGAGGACACATGAACCGTCAGCCGCTTGTTCAGCTCCTGGGAAAAGGCAAGGTTgggggcacagcacagcactggggaaaaaaccagcagaaatccCAGCACCAAAGGAATCAAACTACTGCATGTCCCACAGCAAAAAGCCATCCCTGGGCCTTGGCCTCCAGCCCTCTGACTTGACATTCCTCATTGATTCTCCCAAGACAGCCATGCTGGGAAGGCTCCCTTATCCTGCCACTCCAGGATGGGCAGGGTGCAATGGCCTGCAGTAGCACATCTGTTCTGCGTGCCACCACAAGCGCCATAGCCTGGCTGAGAGCCAACAGCAGGACAACCTGCCAGGGCTGGTGGATGGCTGCAGCCATATGCCCATCCCTCCTGCCACCAGCTGCTCAGCATTATGTGACACAGGGACGTGCCACTCCAATGGCACGTGAGGGCCAGGGCACATGGGCTGAGGAGATGAGGCACAGCTCCATGCATTTTTGGGGTCCAAGCTGACAGGATGCCCCATGAAAGACTGTGCTAGCTTTGAACGTGAACAGAATCTCTCTGTCACTGAGTAGAAGGCAGCCTTGTTTCAAGCTCCTCTTTAGTACACTGGCCCTGGGGAAACCAGCTGCCCATCCAGCCCACAAGTGAAGAGACTGTGCCAGCCCTCTGTACACTGACCCACCCGGCTGCCCTGGGCATGCTAAACAGTGTGGCCCACTCTCCCAGGAGAAGGGTGTTTGGCCAAGTGGGCTGACAGCGCTTGGGCAGAGCCACACAGGGACCTTCCAGGCTGGGCATTTGCACCCAAGCCCAGTCAGACCCAACAGCCACTGTGTCACCAAGCAGTGTATGCTTGCCACCACAAGCATACAGGTAtgtcagctgctgggaggagaaaaggaggtcCCTGGCCTTTTCAGACACTCACCTTGGACCTTTGTCCCACAGCCTCGACATCTGCACTCTCGTACCAGACACTGCTGAGGTCAGAGATCAGCAGGATATAGCCAGTATCCCTGAAGCACACTTTGGCAAGAAAAGTGGACCCGTCAAAACGAACAGAAGCCCAGGGCTGGGTCAGGAGGCTGCTTTCCAGCTCCTCGGAGCCCTCCATCTGCAAGAGAGCAACCAGGTCTCTGTCTCAACCCCCACCTGGGAAGACCTGGTCCCTGGGGTGGCCCCACAGGGACCGTCAGTTCCACCTGACAGCACAGAAGAGAAGATACTTAGCCAGCTCTGGTCACACAtgcaagcagcagagctggggtgtgTGTTTTGGGAGCTTTGTGCAGAGCAGGTCCTGCCGCAGCTCACAATAAGTACCCCAGACGCGCCAGCAGGCGCACGGCAGTAGAACTGCTGCCTCCCCGCGTTACCCGGTGCTTGCTGGCGTTAGCACGGCAAGATCTCTACGCCCACATTAACATTCTGGCTGCCCCGCAGGCACCGGGCGGGCAGCAGGGTGCTGCACCCTCCTCCTGCTGGGGCATCCCGTCCCTGTGCCCGCAGTGGCACGGGCAGAGTGCCGGCAGCCCACTGCTGCTTCCCGCTCCTCCCTAGGACGGGCTCCACGCCTCCCAAAACACTCAGGGACCCAGCGCCCGCGAGGTGCCCGGGGCTCTGCGGAGCCGCAGCGTTACCCGAGAACAGGAGGAGCGGGCGGCCGGAGGATGCAGAGGCAGGGGCTTGCGAGCGGCGAGCGGCGAGGGGCGCCGGGCCGGAGGCGAGGGCGGACTACGGCTCCCGGCATGCTGCTCTCTTCCGCGGCGGGCGGGGTCGGGGCACGCCGGGACGTGCGGCTCCCGGCGCCCCGGGACCTGCCGTCCCTTCCTCGGAGCCGCGGGGAACGCTGCTGGTGTTGCCTTGCCTGCTCATAAGGACAGCGAGCCGAGCTGGCGTGTCCCTCTAGAGTCCGCGGTTGCCGCAAGGGGTGCCATGGCCAAGACACTGATGGGGACCGAAATGCCTTAGGACTTCATTCTGCGCTTGCGCCTGCTACGAAATGTCCTGGCACAAGTgcccagctggggacagggccCGGTACAGCGGGAGAGGCGGCGGCGGTGCGGGGCTTCTCCTGTCCCTTGGCCCCAGGTTTATTCCTGACCCCCACGGTGCCAGGGCAGGCACGGCCAGGGCACGCACCCGCACCACTGCTCTCCCAGGCTGTGCGGGGACTCGGCTGCTGCACCACAGCGAGCCCTGCGTAGCCGGGGCTGCAGGTGCCTCTGGCCCCATGCCTGGGCACTGGGCTCACAAGGCGGCATAGAGCAGCACTGTGCCAGCTTGGCACACCACGCACCCCCCGTTCCCTCCGCACTGAGCTCTACCCTCACCCCAGGCACTGACTTCCAAACCTCATCACCCATTCTCTGACTGTAATCCCCCACCAGCACTCCATGCACAAGGCCATCCACCCTGGGCCCACAAACTGCCCCCGATGCACTGCCCCTGAGTCTCCCATTTACACTCTTTGCACACACCCCTCCACtcacccctgtccccaggaaGTAGGCTGCAGTCACCTCtcagggcagtgccagggcagggtggtCATCACACAGGGTTTGCATCCTGACAGGGTGCCAGGAAACAGGGGAGTAGGCAAGGACTTTGCAGTGCAGGACAGCCTAGGTTGCATGACCAGGCTTGGGGTGCAGGACCCAGCGGGACTTTGGTCACAGCTGAAATTTAGTGTCAGGTGAGGATGCTGGCTGAATGAGGATGAGCTGTGCATTATGCTGCTGTGTACAGCTGCGAGGGtcagagagctggggaaagagGGCTCACACCTGGGGACCTGCACCTCCCATCCTGCATCCACCTTTGGGTGTTTCACCTTGGGACCAGGTGGAGGGAGATGTTCTTCTCCAGGGAAAGCCACTGTTGGCTAGAGTAGTCACAAGAGCAATGCCTAGGGCGTATTTATGTGGTGAGCACTACTGGGACCATCCTACTGTAGGTGAAAGGGTGTTCATTGTTTTGGGAATCTCAGCTCAGTTTCACCCCCAACCTGGAGCATCCTGGAGTGCCAGAGCATTGATATATACCTGGTGCTGTGGGCATTGATAGGCCATACGCACAactgggacacagcagggaggaggtggagagCCAGTCCTTCCTGAGCACAGTGCCAGCAGGTGAGCATAGCTAGAATGACAGTCCTTTGGGTGTCCAAAGCACTGAGCCCTCCCCTAGTCATCTCCACAGGATGATGGTGGATTTTAGAGGCACCCACATCCTCCTGCAGTGGCACCAGGTGGCCCTGCCCTCCAGTCACAGTCCTCAGGGCACCAGGGGATCCCCTAGGTAAATCCCATCTGGAAAGGAAACCCCTAGAAAAGGCAAAGTTGGTTGAAGGTTTTTATATCTCGCTCTCAAGCAGGGAAATCAGGTTTGTGTTGGGAGGGTGGAAGCTCAGGTTCCTCCAGTCCTCGAGGCCTTCAGAAATGAGGAGCAAAGTGGCTCACAAGCTGCCTTGAGGGCACAGCCCTGTTTTCACATGAGGCACCCCTGCGTGACAGGGTCAGGCCACAGTGTGCCATGCAGGCATGTCTGTCTGGCTTGACCGTattgctggctgcagctccccagagctgggttTGGGGAGCAGGTGTGTCCCTTCCCCCGGGGCAGCAGTCCCCTCCTCGGTGGCACTGCtaccctcctcctcttcctcactccTTGGGCAGAGGAAGCAGCACGGAAAGGCTTTGCAGGAAGATGGCAGCAGCCTCCTTAGCCCAGTGGGGAGCCTATAGGCTTGGCTGGCTTTGCCTCTCTCTCCATGGAGGTGACAGTCACCAGCTCTAACTTTCCATGGCTGCTCAGAAAGCAGCCCTCGTTCCTCCAGCGTTCCTGCAAGCAGGGAAGTAGGCAGTGAAATGGGAGCCCTTTCCTCCAGGTGCATCCTCCCAGCCCACACCAGCCCCAGGATCCTCAGTAGGACTGcctgaaggcagagctggtggtTTGTCCAATGGACAGATCCAGTCCTCGGAGTGGGGAATATGCAGAGCACCTAGAGCAGCCCCTCACCTGAGACCGTGTTCTCCAGAAAAAATGACAAGAAGCCAGTTAAGAAGACAGGCACCAtaagcagggagaggaagaggaggtcCAGTGGCACCCAGCCTGCAGGGACAGTGCCAGAATCAGCCAGGAGGTCCCAGCCTAGCCAGGGGaaaggggcaggagctgccatggCAGAATCAGGGATTGAAGAGGGAGCTGCCTGCTACCATGAGCCGACCCAGCCTCCCAGAACACTGGAGATGTGTGGTCACCATGCCATGGGACTCTGGGGAATGTCCCTCCTACCTGTGGCCAGGGGAGTCAGAGCCGTGCCAAACCACCGTGGTACCAGCAGTGCCATGAACATGGCAAAGCCAACAATGAAGATGTTCCTCCCTGAGTCAATGTCTGCGTACTGGAAGTAGGAGATCCCCGTGCCCACAGCCATGGCGTAGGTTACACAGAGCACCCCTCCTGCGAGGGGCAGGAGtcaggcagtgccaggcaggcTGCAGGTGTCGCAGCAAGGGGTAGGGCAGGGTACCCACCGTGAACTGCCAGTGGGATGTGGGTGAGGAGCCCTGCCAGCCTCGGGGACATGCCCAACACCATGCACGCCACGGCGCTTACTTGCACCGAGAGGAGAGAGCCAGCCTGGCAGAAAGAAGAATGGGAAAGTGAGGATGGGTGGCATCACCCCCTGCTCTGTCTCCCGCCCCATCCTGCTGTACACacctgcctttcccagtgctgtCTCGGTGACTGCCTGGCCATTACGAGTCCCGCACACCTGCTCAACTGCCTCCCCATCCCTTGCCAACCCATTTCCCCCACCTTGGCATACCTGTGTGAGGCCAGTGGCACAGGTGTTGGCAATGCTGGAGGCTGTGCCCCCCAGGGTGCCCAGCAGTCCTGCCAGGAGGCTGCCCAACCCTTCCATGCAGAGCCCCCGGTTACAGGCGTGAGGGGGTAGCTGGGGAACTCGCAGCAGCCTCCCACACAGCACGTAGCAACCCACGGAGTTCATGCTGCAGCCGATGGCCATGGCAATGCCCACTGCCAACGCCCGGGGGGTGAGCAGTGGCCACCTCCactctcctgcagcagagggaaaagggacagGTGATACAAGTTCTGTCCAAACGTGGATGGCTGcactcagccctgctgccccccaCCTGCATAGGGGATGTGGATCCAAGGGGCATTGAAGGTGCTGTTGGCCCAAGACAGCTGTGCCATGGCCGGGTCCAGTGATTCCCAGGGAATGTGGAAGTAGCTGAGGATGGCACAGACAATGCAGACACCAGCAAATGGGAACAGTACCTGGAAGGCAAAAGGAGACCCTCAGCAGGGGACCCTCcccccctgcctgccctggccagCACCCcatccttgtcctgtcaccttTCCCAAGGAGTCATACCACATCTCCCCTTACCCCTGCAGGAAGCAGTCCAAGCTGTTCTGCTCTAACACCCTAGGTCCCCAGCACGTCCCGAGAAGCATCCATGTTCTGGGAGCTGCACCAGAGCTTCTCacccctgcctgtgctccacGTCTTACCTAAACCCACACCAAAGAGCCAGGCTTGGAGAGAGAAGCGTGGTGACAGTGAAGAGAGCAGACAAACCACAGTACCGAGAACGTGCGCAGGGTGGGAACTGATGACTCTGTGGAGCCCTCCCAAGCATGAGGCCAGGCACAAAAGGGCAGGCGGCAGGACCGCAGGTGTTGGGAGAAGGTGACAGCAAGGAGCATGAGCCTAGGAGAGTGAGCACGGGTCACCACACAGCATCACAGTCAGTGATGAGGCCCCAAATGTGTGCCATGCACTGCAagggtgccccatccctgtcccactgGTGAAAGAAAGCCCCAGGAGCCACCCACCAGTACAGTCCCTCGCTCACATACAGCAGTGCTACACCCCAGTTAGTGGAGCAGAAGAAAGCTGCTTCCTTGTATGCAGACAGCCCGATGATGGACAGGCTGGGGGCCAGGACCATGGGCCCGCAGTGCTGGGCTGCCCACCCGCACACGCCAGACACTCCCAGCACCAACTGAATCATCCCAGAGACCAGCACTGCTCCAGAGACCTGAAAGAGGAAAGGACAGGCCTGTGGGGCAGGATACATGGAGAGCAGTCCAACACCTTCCCTTGGCGACATTCCCAGGGCCCCAGCAGCATCGCTTGTTTTACATGCTCCACTCACCCCGAGTGCAGAGAAACATATACATGGACATGCATTATGATCCCCGTTGCCTTCGCACCTATTCATGGCAAATCCCAGAAAAAGAGACTGGGCGTACAGGGATATGGGTGACAAGTGGAAAGCTGATCGAGCAGGATGGGGAcctccatcccagcacaggagcacCCACCTCTCGCAGCGAGtcagcccagctccctgtgtCTCTGCAATGAGGTACGAGGCATGTACTGGCCATGGCTGTGCCTGGAAGGGAATTTTGGAAGGGTGTGATACATGTGGATCCTGGGCTCCTGGAGCCATCTCCAAGAGCATGCAGCAAGGAGACTGCTGGCTGGAGAAGGACCAGTGTGCCagcatccccatccccattAGCCCTGACCCTGGGGAAGTGACCAGAGATGTAGCAAGTGCACTCAGGAGTGAGTAGCATGCTGTGCACTATCACCAGAGGGGCCAGCAGGCAGGACCCCTTGCTACCCCTCATCCCTACCCCACCTACCAGGCACCTCATCATTGCCATTCCCCTGGCACCAGCATGGCCCAGGCCCCAAAGGACAAAggctccagagctgtgctcacCATTCCTGTTTGTGCTGGCACCAGGGGACAGGTGGGAGCTCAGCATCATGGCAGGGACCAAGTACTCAAAGGATGGGATTTGAACCAGCGGCAGCCTGAGGAAGGGGACAACAAGCACACATTAGGGAGGAAGGACAGCAAAGGGAACAAGGCTGCTCCAAAAGCCCAGGCTGCCAGAGGAACAGGAGTGGGAAGAGAAGAACTCCAAATTGGCAGGAGGTTACCCCATATTCTACATGTGCCCTAGTACATCCCAAGGGACAGCACATGGAGTATGTGCAGAGGTCAGAGGCTTTGCCAAATCCCATACCCAGGCCCTGTGTGGGCAGCACAGGCACCGGATGGTCTGAAGGAGCTGTGTACAATGTTGGAGCAAGGCAGTGAGGAGCTAGAGGGAaagcacagcagtttttctAGAGGTATGTGCAAGATGGAGGGGACGACTGTGACAGCTGTGCAGAGATGCAGCACAATAAGTTTTCCTTGTGCCCCTTCCCACTTCCAGCAAAGCTCATCTTCCTGCATCCCAGGAGGATACAGACATACCCTGCCATGGCATCACCCTCCTCCTCGTGACAGCTGCTCCCCCTTCACCCCCCCTTGCTCACCGGCTCCCCAGGGTGGTCTGCAGCACTGTGGAGATGCCGCAGGCAAAGAGGCTGCATGCCAGCAGCTTGCTGGTGGTCTGGGCATGAGGTGGCTcctggggcagggtgggcagcaggaggaggtggaagatgcagagcagggaggtCTGTACAGCCAGGTGCTGCGCAGGGAAGAGATGGAGCAGTCACAACTCCTTGCAGCACCtagagctgcagctccccatGCCCAGTCCCCATGAGAGGGCAGATGCCCACTGACACCACCTGGGCAGCACTCACTACTGCCCACTCCCCTCCCAGCATACACTGACCACAGCCCTACACACCCTTTGCCTGGTAGgatgcagcccctgccctgcaaTCTGAGAGGATCCCAGCCCTCTCCTCATCATCCCATCGCTCTGGCTGCTCACCCTGGTCCCCCCTTACCTGAAGGGCTAAGCAGCAGTTCACCATCCATGAGCACATCTTCTGGGAGGAGCAGGACGTGAGCATGGGgctcccagctccaggtgctCTGCCATGGCCCCCAttcatgctgctgcctccccacaCCGCTCCCCGTTTTCAGTGTAGAGAGGGGGGGCAGGCTCCCAGCCCCCTGAGACCTCCTTGCAAATCCTCACATGGCTGAACTTCCACCTTccacaggagctgccccagggtTAGCCATTAACTTGAGTTGGTGAGTAACCTGCCCTTGTGGCCAGGAATGCAAGTGTCACCCTGGTTTGTCACTACACAGGCCAGGTGACATGCAGCCACAAGCAGGACATCAGACACTATTACAGTGCCAACTACCCACAGCCCGGATCCCATCACTGCCTCTGTGGGCAGGGACTGGGTAGGCCACAGCCTTGACACCTCTTCCTCCACGTGTTTAGACTActcccaccagcagcatccTCCAGCTTCCGTGTACCCTGCCCATGCTTGcttctccccagcacagcagctcctgccctcccagTCCAGCCCAGTCTCTAATGGGGGTCTATTTTATCCCCCATTCTCCTAGGAGAGTATGGAATCCTGCCACTAGATAAGGATGCCAGAGCCAAGAGCTGCCTGCTTGGCTGGAAAGGATCCCAAGGGTGCACAGGCAGGGGATGCTCGTGTTTTTGTCACAGGGCAGAGGTGGCTGTGTCAGTGACCTGGCTGAGCCCTTGCTGCTCAAGGGTCACTCATTAACAGGTAAGACTTCAGAGAGCAAAGAGCAGTGGAGAACATGCATTCCCCACATTCCCAAGGATGGGGatcctcctctctcctgctgtccctgcctgcaccGGACCTGATATCCCTCCTGTAACCAGAGAAAGACTGCAGGACAGGCCTTGTAGGTCTCCTGGGCTCACTGGCAGCACCTAGGATCTGTcttgcacagcagctccaggagcaggcacagctgcatGGACATGGCTCCACTCTGGGGCAGGCATGCTGCCAGtatggagcagctcagcaggacaAAGCAGGCACACAGCAAGAACTACTTTTATTGGAAGAGATTTGCATCTACAAAAGAGTGAAAAACAGGTGTAAAATCCACAGTAAAAAGAAGGGGCATTATGAGCTGGCCTGGTCAGCAAGACAAGATGCCTTCTTCCCACTCTGAGGAGCAGTCAGGCACTGTTTGCTCACAGACACAGCTGGGGTTTGGGATGGGGTCACAAAGCACCCCAGATTCAAAACACCCAACACAAGCAGGATAAGGAAGTTCAGCCCTAACCACACCTCATCCCCACCAAGCCCAGCAGGGCCCATCCACATCAGGGTACCTGCTCGGTGTCACTCTTGCAAGTTCCAAGAAGCGGCCTAACAGCCCCCAAATGTAAGTACTGCTATGACCAGCCAGCTCATTCCCACCTCCTTCAACCTCCTCTCCCCTATCCCAGGCACCCCACCTTCTCACTGGGGTCAGTGCCTTAGCCCCTCCACCCTGCACACACAGTCCCAGCCTCCAACATCCCATATGCCACCTCTGTCCAACACCACTCACTACAGGAAGGGGGACAATACTCCCCTTTGCACAAGCACCCCAGCCCAAAGGCAACCCATATTTACCCTCCAGCTAGTAAGTTCCCACCCCAGCAAGCCAGCTCTATCCCaacctgccccagcagcccccaagTGAAGAacatccctgccctgggtggGGGAACACAAGTGCTGGTTTGAAAGTAATGCACAGGCCTTCAGCCCCATGCAGTTCCAAGGATCAGGGGTCCCAGAAGTGCAAGGAAATAAGTTGTGCCACactggaagggaaagggaaaggaaggggctGCTGTCCTGTACTCCTAGCTGGGAAAAATGAAGCTCTTGATTCTACTGAGATCCATAGCAGTGTGCAAGAAGCACTGCTTCAGCCCCAGGGGGTCCAGCCAGTCCTCACGGTTAGGGGCTGCATCCCATGTGGGGCCTGCAGTGGCTGAGCAGGTGTGGCAGTGGAGCACcggaggagctgggagcacgGCAAGTCCGAAggggccaggctggctgggggctgcagtggggctggtACGGTTGGATCTCTCACAGGCAGTGGGCACTTTCCGGAAAGGACCTTGTGGGAGGCTCCTGTGTTGGGCTAGATCAGGTGCCTTTGGGTAGGACAGAGCCGTCATCATGCTGCCCCACAGGTAGAGTGCAGTTGCTGTGACACCCCCACGACGTGGCTCCTTGGTCATCTCATTCTCCCCCAGGCAACGGGTGCAGCTGGCTGAGGAGATGTTGGGCAGCTcgggctggggctggccaggggctggggctggctgagTATCCAGCTGGCACCTCCCCTCCTCAGGGAACAGCGCAGGCCGGGGAGCTGTAGTGCTGACACTCCTCATGCACACAGACCGGTGCACTACAGTGATGGAGGCGAAGATGGCTGCGAAGCCAGTCAGGTACACCACACCCAGGAGGCAGGCCAGCTAAGGAGAAACCAAATGTTAGCCCAGACCCACCCAGCAACACCACCCACCAGCCATAATGCAGCATGGCCAGGATCAACCCGGCAGCTGCGATGGGAAAAAGCATCCCCCTGGATGCCAAGAGCTGGCAGCCACACTGCTAATGGTGGGTGGCACACAGCCTGCCCAAAGCAGGGCCTAAATATCACAAACCAAAATGCCCCAGCTAAAAGCCAACAGTTCCTGTTCAAGACCCTAGCCAGCACCCAGTTGCCTCTATGCCACCACCATGCCCATGTACCATGACTTGTGGGGCTGCGgtccagcacagggcacacCACCCAGCACCAGGCTGCAGTGCCTCAGGCAGTGCAGCTGCAAATCGGCATCTTCTGACAGCCTCCCTTTTCAACAGGGAATAAATCAAGGTGCTGCTCTCAGTGGAAAAGGGGGTCCTGCTCCAAATCCACAGCCTCCTAGGTCCCATGTTCTTGCAAGTAGCTCCTCTCCTATGCCCTTACCTTCACCACTTGCTGGTAGAACTGGCCCAGCACATGCTGCCACATGGACTGCTCCATGAGGACACACAGATCTGTGTAGGTGAACCAGCCACGCCACATGCCCTGTTTTTCAGCCAcactgcaagaagaaaaaaaaaaaaaaaaaccaacggGGAATGGTGGATGTGGTATGCACCTTTCCCCATCAAAGCAGCTTCAGCCCAGGCAGCCTTGGAGTAGACCCTGCTTAAGCTCTGCAGAAGGGAGCCGGAGAGCCTAGCTAAGGCTCACAGGTGTCCCAATCTCTTATTTCACTGCAGCAGGGCTACCTCCAagcaggggcagagccaggctgcaaCACAGATAAAGGGATCACCCCCATCCCAGACACCTACCGTCCTTCCAGCCAGCTCAGCACTTCAAACAGCTCCCGAGGATCTGTGTAGAGACTCCAGTCCTGTCAGGACAAGAGTTAAAGGTCAGCGCAGTCAGGGCAGGTCACCCAGCACCCAGACACCATCCTTCTCTATCCCTTCATGGGAGCATGTGGTGGAAAACCAGAAATCCGGACTCCCCTCAATGCCTCTTTTCCCATGCTCTGTGAAACAGTTGGCAGCAGTGACAGTTTCACTTACAATGGCGCTCAGGAAGTTCATCTCCAGTGTGTTCATGGTCTGGACATccaccttccctgcagctccccactCGTCGTTGaacacctcctcctcctcaccctcatCATACAGGTACTTACTTGCAACCATCTAAAAGTAGCACAAAGGACAGGATCTCAGTCTTCACTGCACTCTTCCAGGCTTCCCTCCAGCCCAGTTACCCCCCTGCCCACCACTCACCATGGAGATCAGGAAGAGGTCTGAAGATGAGATCTGCTGGAGGTATTCGGGGTTCCGGTGCCGGAGTCTCTCAATGTAAACCAGTGCCAACATCATGGAGCAGGGCGAGATGCAAGCTTCCCTGTGGGACAGGGCAAGAACCAATGCTACAAACGTCCCAGGCACCACAGCACAACTTGGTTGCTCCCTCCCCATGCAGGCAGTAGGAAGGTTTAGCAAATCACTAAATAGGTCACAGCCTTGCCAGTTCTGTGCCAGCtgtcctgagctgcagcaagagaaaatgCAGGGGATGCAGTGTGGAGAGCAGAAAGCCCTGGTTTCTGTTCCCAGGCACAGTCAGCTCTCAACTGAGCAGCCCTGCCGGCAGCAAGGAATGCTGTGAGGGCTCAGCTGCCAAGAGGAGATTCCAGGTTCAAACCTGGTTACCCAGGGAGCTACAGTTCCAGCCAGTACAGACTCCCAGTAACAAGAGCACACATGCATCCCAGAGAGCAGGACAAACA includes:
- the CNPPD1 gene encoding protein CNPPD1, coding for MELDELLLDEEGAFSLSGFQEFTFLPRHQQLSERVRKRLYYGWDKDCSLDNLSSPVADIAVELLQKVAPSPIRRLQKKYVSHVSREACISPCSMMLALVYIERLRHRNPEYLQQISSSDLFLISMMVASKYLYDEGEEEEVFNDEWGAAGKVDVQTMNTLEMNFLSAIDWSLYTDPRELFEVLSWLEGRVAEKQGMWRGWFTYTDLCVLMEQSMWQHVLGQFYQQVVKLACLLGVVYLTGFAAIFASITVVHRSVCMRSVSTTAPRPALFPEEGRCQLDTQPAPAPGQPQPELPNISSASCTRCLGENEMTKEPRRGGVTATALYLWGSMMTALSYPKAPDLAQHRSLPQGPFRKVPTACERSNRTSPTAAPSQPGPFGLAVLPAPPVLHCHTCSATAGPTWDAAPNREDWLDPLGLKQCFLHTAMDLSRIKSFIFPS
- the SLC23A3 gene encoding solute carrier family 23 member 3 codes for the protein MNGGHGRAPGAGSPMLTSCSSQKMCSWMVNCCLALQHLAVQTSLLCIFHLLLLPTLPQEPPHAQTTSKLLACSLFACGISTVLQTTLGSRLPLVQIPSFEYLVPAMMLSSHLSPGASTNRNGTAMASTCLVPHCRDTGSWADSLREVSGAVLVSGMIQLVLGVSGVCGWAAQHCGPMVLAPSLSIIGLSAYKEAAFFCSTNWGVALLLMLLAVTFSQHLRSCRLPFCAWPHAWEGSTESSVPTLRTFSVLFPFAGVCIVCAILSYFHIPWESLDPAMAQLSWANSTFNAPWIHIPYAGEWRWPLLTPRALAVGIAMAIGCSMNSVGCYVLCGRLLRVPQLPPHACNRGLCMEGLGSLLAGLLGTLGGTASSIANTCATGLTQAGSLLSVQVSAVACMVLGMSPRLAGLLTHIPLAVHGGVLCVTYAMAVGTGISYFQYADIDSGRNIFIVGFAMFMALLVPRWFGTALTPLATGWVPLDLLFLSLLMVPVFLTGFLSFFLENTVSGTLEERGLLSEQPWKVRAGDCHLHGERGKASQAYRLPTGLRRLLPSSCKAFPCCFLCPRSEEEEEGSSATEEGTAAPGEGTHLLPKPSSGELQPAIRSSQTDMPAWHTVA